The Symphalangus syndactylus isolate Jambi chromosome 1, NHGRI_mSymSyn1-v2.1_pri, whole genome shotgun sequence DNA segment CTAGAGGACACTGAGGAGACATCATGACTAAATGTAATGTAGTGTAATGTAGTAGCTTGGcatggatcctggaacagaaaaaggtcatttGGGGAAAACCGATGAAATCCAAATCCAAGTATAACTTTAgttaataagacaagaaaaatggACAAGATACACAAAAAGTGGACTTCTTGGTGCATCGAatacagaaatgtaagaaaaacaaatagctACTGAATTGCaggaaattgaaggaaaaaatatctatGAAAGGGAAACTTAACTATGAGAAAGTCTCCatctaagagaaagaagttctcTGAGGAAAGGACTACCAAGTCCTTTTGAAACTCCAGACTTGCAGCTATTTCAGAGGAATTTCCTGTCAATCACTGGGCATAGATATCTGCTCAGCCTTACCCAGCAATCAGTCAATGCagtaaaagtattttcaaaatgctCAGAGATGTAAGTTCTCCTTCCTCCATGATCCGCACAAGCATGGGGAGATCACAGTGTGGTTTCTCTGTGAGTGTGTGACGTCTTCCATTtatgctctctttttttttgtataaaatgtttcTTCCCAACTTTATCCTAAttcacggattttttttttttttttgcctaaaccTGGAGAGAAGTCACTAGCTTCATCATAGCTCAAGATGATAACGTGAAAAATAAGATGAtcttcaaaagaaatgtttatttgaGTCTGATATGAAATTGATCTAAAATCAGGCAACCCCTGCCATCCTACCCAACTCAATCCTCCCTGAACTACACACACAGGAGAACAAGCTTCATCGTTGGCTCCTTGCTCCTGGCAGATCAAACATAGCAGGGTGGCAGGTGGAAAGTCTAAGCTATTGGCATCTTCCTCCCCTCTTTTCCCCATCCTGCCCTCCTCAGAAACTGTACTCACAAAAAAGGGTCCTATGAATGGGTAAGCAGAGTTCAACAGCGTAGAAGTCACTTGGGTAAAATTTGGAGAGAAGGAAGCAGATGCCAAAATGATCCCCAAGCTCAGCACCATCATGCCACATAAGATCTGGATAGTCTgtgggaagagaaagggagattGAGGATGAAAACCAGCATTTGTAAAGACAGGGCCTTTTTGCCGCTCCCATGACAATAATGCACTGTCGCCTTCTGCAAGATCCTAATGAGGATACAAACCCTGTGGAAACTCTGGAGTGAGAAATATGAAAAGACATCCTGGAGGATGTGCAGCTCTGCCACAGAAGCCACAGTCTCGGGTGTCTGGCAGGTGCTCGGGAAGGCTTCTGCATTTCTGCCTCACAGGCCCTGGTCTGCTCATGACACTTGCTTCCAGCTCACAGCAAGTGCTGAGATTTGCTTTCCCAGCTCTCAGGACCTCTAAGTCCATGACTAGTTAACTGTCTTTCTACCTCTCTGACAACAGGGGCATCTGAAAGCCCCCACATTCTCTGCAGTATTTGCATTGCAGAAGTCcctctcctcatctcccagactcCACTGGACATGGAGTTTGCCCCTCTGGTCACCTTGGAAACTGCAGTTCACAACCCTATAGCTGAAGTTCTGgaagctcttttatttttaacttgttttaagttcaagggtacaagtgcatgtctgttacataggtaaacttgtgtcatgggggtttgccgtacagattatttcatcacccaggtattaagcctagtattcattagttatttttcctgatcctctccctcctcccaccctccaccctctgaaaggccccagtgtgcatTGTTCCCTTctacatgtccatgtgttctcatcacttagaGGCCAccacccttagcaaactaacacagggacagaaaccaaatactgcatgttctcatgtaTAACTGGAGCTCTGTCTTAGGAGGTAGTTTTCCCTCCTGGACGTCCACCTCAGAGATTCACAGCTCTATTATCATTTACCAAGAAGTTTTCTAGACCTTATGTCACATGAGCCTCATAGAAACCCATGTGATTGTACATGAGGCAAGGAAACCAGTCCCACCAGGTCCTGAAATCCAGTCAAACAGAGTGCCTCACCTCAGATCACGTAAGTGCAGAGGCAAGTCTAGAAACCAAAACTCTGTGTTTCCCTCCCAATCCAGGATAGATCCCTTATTTCTCTCCTCCCTTCATGCAATACAGCTTCTTTAATAAATTCTGGGTGagaggagaaacagacaaacaagAGGTGAATATCATTTCCATTCTCAAAAAGGTaaggagaaaagagggaaaggaggTGTATATTTCCTCTAATTTGCAGTGAGgtaaaaattctttgtaaaaaGCCAGTGTGGATTATTAAGCATGCAATtgtgaaatatatacacatacacacaatatgtaattatttaccACCATtacttttgtaaaagaaaatatagagaagcactgtattgtaaaaatacaaagacaATAATAGAAAATCAATTCCTCATATTCAGAataagggaaaatatatttttaagacaaccTCTTGTGGAAAAGTTCTGGGACAGTTTTCTCCAAGTGGCTTTTACCCCGAAGTCCCTCCAGCAAAACTTTAGGGTCTCCACACTCATGACAGGTGTCCAGTCCCAAGACATACATCATCTCTTGGCACTTCCCCCAACCCCTCTCCAACACGTTCTGAGTTAGATTTACCCCAATAACTTTGACTTCTGCGTGTAGATGTTTCTTCAGGCTATCCTGCCCCTGGTTGGTGGGTTCGGGTTTCTCTGCTTGGGAGAAGTTGATGACATTTGATGGGAGCATTATGATGGTCTCGCTGGGAACAGGTTGTGATGTCATGATGGTGTTGCCAACtatggaagaaaaaatagatttagcttttaaaaagtacAGAGCTCCCAGGTTCTGGCTCCAAAAACAGTAACTCAGTCTTTGCCAATTAGTCCAGGCTTGGCCTGTCCATTAGAGAAAGAAACTGATAGTATGGAGCAGTGAAAACCACACAACTTTGGTTTCATGAGGATTTTTCCGTAATGTTTGACACAGTCCATTATAGATAATAAACACATCACAGGGTGGCAGCAGCATGAATCTTGAGAGGTTCCAATGTCCAGAGGCAAATGGTCACATGAAGTTTGCAATATGCAACAACCTCCCTTTCCCCTAGTCCTACTGACAACAACTGTATTGCCATACATTTGATGAATTTTCAGACTAATAAATGAACTCTGCTTACTTATTTCTTGTCTAATAATACTATTTATTAGCACTCATCTTAGATATGTTTATCACATTTTACTAGACATGTTCTTAATTTTTATCCTGCAGTGCTTTTAATCCTTAGAATAGCTCTGCATGTTAGTAAGTTAGTAAAAACatgtaataaataagaaaatgcaaaataaagttTAAGTTATGAATGCAAATAATATACATATTGCATATATGTGTGGCCCAGAGTTAATgctgaagaaatatttgcagTTACCCTTATTGTTCACCCTGGTTCGCGCAGCTGGGAAGCCGTAAAACCAGTCTTGGATCTCAGCTTTCCTGGATTCTGAAGCCTTTGCATAAATCTCTAGATCATTCTACCTCTTCCTAATTTCCCACCTGGCAATGCCAGCCTGTGTCTGAGTTTACTCAGGCTGGAGAAGCAGCTGCATGCAGTGCTATGAGAACGAGTCTTGGAGTCATAACACATAGGCTCTCGTCCTTGGTCCTCCCCACTTTTTAACATAAAGACCAAGTAGGCTGTGGTATTTGTTGCTAAGCTCAGCTTGGACCCCTTTTCACTGCACCATTCTCAGCCCACAGACTGCCCAGTTTACAAATGGTCTAAACACATTTGAAGAGACAACAGCTCTGCTCCCATTAATTACACAACCTTAGGTAAGCGACTCACTGAGTTTATGCAATTAGAATACAGCAGAAACAGAGTTAAACACAGATACTCCTTCCATTTGCCCACTCTATTTCCAAAAGGCCCTAGTGTCTCTTAAATGCTGTCAAGGAGTTTCAAGTTCAATTACTCCTCTATGGAGGTCATGGCAAGAGAATGGTGAGATGAGAAAAGTCTTTCAGCATTACCTACCTGTGCCCGTTGGTTCCAGCTGAGTCCTCAGAAGCTCCCAAGAGGTTTTAACTCTGGTTTCTCAGTCCCATCAATGGTTTCTACTTACCTTCATCTTCTAAAAGTCATCAGCCCTTCCTTATTCCAGTGTTTAGAGCTATACAGGATGTGATACTTACAGATTGTAGATTTGTGAAATGTTTCTGCACTTCCTTTTCTGTAAACTTCTAGCAACTTCAGAAAAAACCATGAAAAGAACCAGCTAATAATTGTGAGAGTTCAGGAGTCATGGAGCCTTATGTGTGAATTGCCACTTCGAGACATACAAGTTCCCTGTTATTAGGCAAGTCTGTTCTTGGAgcttcagttttctaatctgttaAATAGAGGAGCAATAGCAACACTGGAGAATTGTCATAAAGAtgagcaaaaatatttataaaaagccTGTGCTGCTTTGGAGCTTTCAATAACATGTAACTAATAACAGTAATAGTGCTAGTAATCATAATATAGAGAaagaacaatattccattgtatgtaactaaccataataataataatagcaataattacTATACTGCTTTAAAGGAACATTCATTAATATATAGCTAATAATAGTCATATAGAacataaaaaacttttaaaaaattgttttttatatatatagtttgtttgttttgttttatcttgtttttctaattcccCAAGTCTTGGCAGGCTGAAAGCAACCTTTCAATACTGATTGCCCATCTGCTGCCTACCCTCAAGTCATCTTCCTCCTCTGGCTGCTCTCTTTCTCTAACAACAGATCTTTGCCCTCCAGAAAGGTTAGGCCCCTCTAGGGAAGTATTGAAATATTGAAACAGAGAAGGAACAAACAGGAAAGATTCAGCAAGACCTAAATGAACTCAGTAAACTCATATGCAGGCTGGTTTTGTGAGGACAGAAGCACTGTGCCCCTTCAAAACCTTGGGTGGCATTCTTTGGAAGCTGACTTCAATGTATCAGGCAAGGAAACCAGAGCCAGTCAGGGCAATGGTAAAGCCCCACCCTGCaagcttccttcctcctttccttgggGGAGCTTCCAGAATGAACCGAGAAACACAACCTGAATCATCATCGTCACCTCAGAGGGCCATGGATTCTGCACTTAATTCCACACATTAACTCTCCTGTTGAAGAAAGGAGTTAAGAAGCACCATTTAGGAGGCTAGATTAGTTCTCAGCTCGTGAATGACACAGACATTACGAAATGTAATTGGCTTGTCTTAAGTTCTAACAATAAATCTAAGAGGAGGAATGGACTCACCCAGAAAGCCTGGGGAGAGGGGCAGCATCACCACCAACCTCACTCACCCAAGCTTCTGGTGCCCCTTCCTCTTTTGCAGAGTGCCATCTGTGTTTCCAGTGGGTGCCCTGCATCTTTGTCACCCTCATGGCATCTGTGAAAGCGTGGAATGCTGCTCTCCTCCTGAGCTTTGATTAAAAAGGAGCCCGGTCTCTTTGGTCTCTTCAGGAGCAATCACACCCCCTTTCCCTTCAGGGGAAAGTGCTAATAAGCCAGGTAAAGTTGCCTACCTAAGCAAAGACTCCCTCTCTAGTGCGTTCTCCTCTCTGtactatttaatttaaaatcatttctgaGTTTTAAGGATTATGTGAGACAACATATGTAAGGTGCTTAGCACAGAACCCTTCAGAATGATGGCCTAAAAGTGGTCTGTTGACTGTCTTCCCCACCCCCCAATactcccccctcctttttttccattttggctTTAGTAAGCTTCAAACAAGACTCTTTTCTCTTGTCTTTCAGCTAACACTCATTCAGCCTTTTACATTCCCAGTTTCTTCCAGAGTCTGAATTCTACCAACCTAACTAGAAGGGAGAAGACTGATATATCAATAACACATTCTGATTAATGATCTGGGACAGGTTTCTCAAATAACCTACTAATGCCACTTTGGACTGGGTAATTCTTTGTAGTAGGTGGCTATCCTGCACACCGTAGGATGTTTAGTAGGCTCCCTGGCCTATGCCAGCACAATCCCACCCTATGTGTAACAACCAGAAACAGTATCTGATATTGTCAAATGTCTCCTGATGGAGGGAGAACAAAATCCCCTCACATTCATGTTGAGAACTACTGACCTAGGAACAAAAGGGTTTTTGTGTGTTCTGTGTAAAGGCAGGTGTGctagaaacaaaacaatattttctttaaatcagtttctcaacttttatttttaaaattttaaattgtggtacAAAACacatataattcattttttaaccaCTTTTTAGTGTACAGACCACTAGTATTAATTTtgttcacattgttgtgtaacagacctctagaactttttcatcttgcaaaactgaaactctatacccattgaaAAACTACCCCCGTCCTTCCTATtcctagcccctggtaaccaccatcctactttctgtTCCATGTTTGCTCTGTctctaagggaggagaccacccctcatattgtcttatgccc contains these protein-coding regions:
- the LOC129480143 gene encoding membrane-spanning 4-domains subfamily A member 6A isoform X4 codes for the protein MTSQPVPSETIIMLPSNVINFSQAEKPEPTNQGQDSLKKHLHAEVKVIGTIQILCGMMVLSLGIILASASFSPNFTQVTSTLLNSAYPFIGPFFFIISGSLSIATEKRLTKLLVHSSLVGSILSALSALVGFIILSVKLAALNPASLQWNSLSDADLHSAGILPSCAHCCAAVETGLL